In one Mucilaginibacter ginsenosidivorax genomic region, the following are encoded:
- a CDS encoding NADP-dependent oxidoreductase, whose translation MKAIILKEFGGIENFEAVNIPVPTIGADEVLIKLKSISINPVDFKTRQGKGAAGRTKMELPVILGWDISGVITGIGSDVTGFKPGDEVFSMINFPALGKAYAEYVVAKPSELAKKPANISHNDAAAATLAALTAWQVLTTKVNIKKGDRVLVHAASGGVGHYVVQMAKHLGAYVIGTSSAANKDFVLSLGADEHIDYKAQKVEDVVTDIDFIFDPIGGANTEQSLHVVNKGGAVICILHAFNDELLQKAKDLGVHGHNVLVYPSGDDMKTIADLLEKGIIKSHVSKVFQLEQVGEAHTLLESGRAVGKVVIAL comes from the coding sequence ATGAAAGCAATAATTTTAAAAGAATTTGGCGGTATAGAAAATTTTGAAGCCGTTAATATACCCGTGCCAACCATCGGGGCCGATGAAGTATTAATAAAGCTAAAATCCATCAGCATAAACCCGGTTGATTTTAAAACCCGCCAGGGCAAAGGTGCTGCCGGCCGCACCAAAATGGAGTTGCCCGTAATTTTAGGCTGGGATATATCGGGCGTAATAACCGGGATTGGCAGCGATGTTACCGGTTTTAAACCTGGCGACGAGGTGTTTTCGATGATCAACTTCCCCGCGTTAGGTAAAGCCTATGCAGAGTATGTTGTTGCCAAACCGTCCGAACTGGCTAAAAAACCCGCAAACATCAGTCATAACGACGCCGCCGCCGCAACCCTTGCCGCGCTTACCGCCTGGCAGGTGTTAACCACCAAAGTAAATATCAAAAAAGGCGATAGGGTGCTGGTTCATGCAGCATCGGGAGGCGTTGGCCATTATGTGGTACAAATGGCCAAACATTTAGGTGCCTATGTTATTGGCACTTCATCGGCAGCCAATAAAGATTTTGTTTTATCATTAGGTGCAGATGAGCACATTGATTATAAAGCGCAAAAGGTTGAAGATGTGGTGACTGATATTGATTTTATATTTGACCCCATTGGTGGCGCAAATACAGAACAGTCGCTCCATGTCGTCAATAAAGGTGGTGCGGTAATTTGTATTTTGCACGCTTTTAACGACGAGTTGCTTCAAAAAGCGAAAGACTTAGGTGTGCATGGCCACAATGTACTGGTTTACCCAAGCGGCGATGACATGAAAACCATTGCAGACTTGTTAGAAAAGGGCATCATCAAATCACATGTATCCAAAGTTTTCCAGCTGGAGCAGGTGGGCGAGGCGCATACCTTGCTGGAAAGCGGCAGGGCAGTTGGAAAAGTTGTGATAGCATTGTAA